A single window of Nicotiana sylvestris chromosome 5, ASM39365v2, whole genome shotgun sequence DNA harbors:
- the LOC104249533 gene encoding uncharacterized protein, which produces MGVIWTILELLLISAIFLAFGLAAAVAFESFRRRFNHTHVEAPPVFEDPNSLKPVPCPHIFDPAEKYISLIIPAYNEEHRLPGALDETLNYLQQRAAKDNTFTYEVIIIDDGSSDGTKRVAFDFVKRHSVDNVRVILLGKNHGKGEAIRKGMLHSRGELLLMLDADGATKVDDLEKLENQIHAVAKKGNQHEDSAGKDSTVRISDVPAAAFGSRAHLEEKALATRKWYRNFLMKGFHIVVLLAAGGGVRDTQCGFKMFTRAAARKLFLNIRLKRWCFDVELVYLCKWFRIPMIEISVNWTEIPGSKVNLLSIPNMLWELAIMSLGYRTGIWKIYS; this is translated from the exons ATGGGAGTAATATGGACGATTTTGGAGTTACTGCTGATCTCAGCTATCTTTCTTGCATTTGGATTAGCTGCTGCGGTTGCATTTGAATCATTCAGAAGAAGATTTAATCACAC TCACGTCGAAGCTCCTCCCGTTTTTGAAGATCCAAATTCATTGAAACCG GTTCCTTGTCCTCATATATTCGACCCTGCTGAGAAATACATATCCTTGATCATACCTGCATACAATGAGGAGCACAGGCTTCCTGGAGCCCTTGATGAAACTCTGAA TTATCTCCAACAACGTGCGGCCAAGGACAACACATTTACATATGAG GTAATTATTATTGATGATGGGAGTTCAGATGGAACAAAAAGAGTGGCTTTTGACTTTGTGAAGAGACACTCTGTAGACAATGTGCGTGTCATCCTTTTGGGGAAGAACCATGGAAAAGGGGAAGCTATAAGAAAA GGAATGCTTCACTCACGTGGTGAACTGCTTTTAATGCTTGATGCTGATGGCGCAACCAAAGTAGATGACTTGGAAAAGCTTGAAAACCAG ATTCATGCAGTTGCTAAAAAGGGAAACCAGCATGAAGATTCTGCTGGTAAAGATTCAACTGTAAGAATATCAGATGTTCCCGCAGCTGCATTTGGTTCACGTGCTCACCTCGAGGAGAAGGCTCTAGCTACA AGAAAATGGTACCGCAATTTCTTAATGAAAGGTTTTCATATTGTGGTTCTCTTGGCTGCTGGTGGTGGAGTTCGTGATACTCAG TGTGGATTCAAGATGTTTACCAGAGCTGCTGCCAGAAAACTTTTTCTAAATATCCGTTTGAAAAG GTGGTGCTTTGATGTTGAGCTAGTTTACTTATGCAAATGGTTTCGGATTCCAATGATTGAGATATCTGTTAATTGGACAGAAATACCTGGATCTAAAGTCAACCTATTAAGCATCCCCAACATGTTGTGGGAGTTGGCAATCATGTCTTTGGGTTATAGAACTGGCATCTGGAAAATCTACAGCTGA